In Pseudobdellovibrionaceae bacterium, the following proteins share a genomic window:
- the map gene encoding type I methionyl aminopeptidase, translating to MSINSEKDLIGLRTVGRVVARCLQHMQAKLEPGITTAELDSIGGEFLAAHGARSAPKITYNFPGYTCISVNEEAAHGIPGSKVLKAGDLVNIDVSAELDGYFADTGGSSIIPPESKLHLQICAVAKSALEKAMLEARAGAKLNRIGLAIETEAIRNGFTVIENIGSHGVGRALHEEPDFIAGYYDRKDKRVLRENQVITIEPFVSSGAREVFDSGDGWTLMTNPGIFTAQYEHTLVITKGKPLIMTLPA from the coding sequence ATGTCGATCAATTCAGAAAAAGATTTAATAGGGCTACGTACGGTGGGTCGAGTTGTGGCCCGCTGTCTACAGCATATGCAAGCTAAACTTGAGCCAGGAATAACTACAGCAGAATTAGATTCTATCGGGGGAGAGTTTCTTGCCGCACATGGTGCAAGATCGGCCCCGAAGATCACTTATAACTTTCCTGGCTATACCTGTATAAGTGTGAACGAAGAGGCTGCTCATGGTATCCCAGGTTCAAAAGTTCTCAAAGCGGGTGATCTTGTAAACATTGATGTATCGGCAGAGTTAGATGGTTATTTTGCAGATACAGGGGGTTCATCCATCATTCCTCCAGAATCTAAATTACATTTACAAATATGTGCCGTTGCAAAGAGCGCTCTTGAGAAAGCCATGTTAGAAGCGCGAGCTGGTGCTAAGTTAAATCGTATAGGACTTGCAATAGAAACCGAAGCCATTAGAAATGGCTTTACAGTCATAGAAAACATTGGAAGTCATGGAGTAGGACGAGCTCTCCATGAGGAGCCTGATTTTATTGCGGGTTATTATGATAGAAAAGACAAGAGAGTATTAAGAGAAAACCAAGTTATCACTATTGAGCCGTTCGTTTCCTCTGGGGCGCGAGAAGTTTTTGATAGCGGTGATGGATGGACTCTTATGACAAATCCTGGAATTTTTACGGCGCAGTATGAGCATACACTTGTCATTACTAAGGGTAAGCCTCTGATAATGACCTTGCCAGCTTAG
- a CDS encoding deaminase — protein METTKNTPKTERPSFEEIYMQLALTLARRSTCKRLNVGTVITSTDYRKVLAVGYNGNAAGLPNTCDRDETGNCGCLHSEENAVINCDSPRFVEKYVFVTHLPCVACAKRLINLGGVKKVFFRHEYRCSESVELLKSVNIEIVQLNIEPPAPKS, from the coding sequence ATGGAAACCACAAAGAACACCCCCAAAACTGAACGTCCCAGCTTTGAAGAGATTTATATGCAACTGGCTTTAACCTTGGCTAGACGCTCCACGTGTAAACGACTGAACGTGGGCACAGTCATCACCTCTACGGATTACCGCAAGGTTCTTGCTGTAGGTTATAATGGCAATGCGGCGGGCCTACCCAACACCTGTGATCGCGACGAGACAGGCAACTGTGGCTGCTTACACTCTGAAGAGAACGCCGTGATCAACTGTGATTCTCCTCGATTTGTGGAAAAGTATGTTTTTGTCACCCACCTTCCTTGCGTGGCATGCGCTAAACGTCTGATCAATCTAGGTGGGGTAAAAAAGGTCTTCTTCCGCCATGAGTACCGCTGTAGCGAATCTGTAGAGCTTCTTAAGTCTGTCAATATCGAAATCGTACAGCTTAACATAGAACCACCTGCGCCCAAGTCCTGA
- a CDS encoding endo-1,4-beta-xylanase, producing MSLLLNGANPTTTQLQQQEKVYSDYISACVASENCTSFVTWGFTDHVSWIPKHFPGFGSAHIWDKNYNPKPHIYPKLLESLE from the coding sequence ATGTCGCTTTTACTTAATGGAGCTAATCCCACAACGACTCAATTGCAACAGCAAGAAAAAGTATATTCAGATTATATTTCTGCGTGTGTGGCTTCTGAAAACTGCACTTCATTTGTAACATGGGGATTTACTGATCATGTGAGTTGGATTCCTAAACACTTCCCAGGTTTTGGTTCAGCCCATATTTGGGATAAAAATTATAATCCTAAACCACATATTTACCCTAAGCTATTAGAGAGCTTAGAGTGA